The DNA sequence AGGTAAGGTAACCCTGAAAGACATTTCTAGAacacatttaatttaattaaggcGTGAATAGAACATTGAATTAATATTAGTAACACCTAACTATATATCCCTTAGATGTTTGGTGTCAGAAATGTCAAAATACCAGTATGCGCCTACGTGGAGCTAGTGCAGCTATTAAATATGTCTTCTTCTCGCTTCATAGGAAGACAGCAAAATGTTGAAACTTTGTTACCCAAACACATCTTATTGCCGACGCTTTTTCGACAATAAAgttgaaaaagataaatgtaTTCTCATCCAGACTCCAAATGCAAGACATACCAAGTCCAAGTAAACGGCAGCATAGCACAAATTATCAACAGTCAACCTATACCTAGAATTTATGAACATTGAAAATGGTAATGAAAAACTATATAACTGGCCTCCTTAAGTAAAACCTGgtatgaaaacaaatatattaaaaaaacacagCACTGGATATGAGGTCATCTGTGACTTCAACTCTACAACCTACTATAGCCACATCCGaaaccaaagaaaaagaaacaataaatataGTTGACTGACCAATTACGTGTGAACGACTCAAGACTCAAATGAATTACATAACAATGAAAACctgatttttttcaaatgttgcGGCACTTAGTGCTTCCAATGAGAAACCCATTGAATTTAAACCAATATACTATTACTTTGCAACGTACGTACTCATCCAGTTTTCCTACTcagtaaattaattaatttcaaactcCCAtcacgttttttatttttcgtaCATGTTTCTAGAGGATTAGAAGGCAAAATACAAGGCAGTGTTGAAGATTCTTAACTCAAACAGTGAAATTCAATACGTAATTAATCATACTTCCTTGCTCATAGTTTCGAATAGATTTTGGATTTGTTTATGTAGATGCAAAcccatttcttttatttgtgcTTCTCAGAACATTTCCATGAGATTGTTCTCAAGCAAATGCGTCATTCGACTACCATGattttacttttgtaaaaaagaatatatatcaTTCAGTAGTTGGACAGTTACAAACAATCAATCCTCGGTTAAATTTCATTCAGTAGTTTATCGATATGAAGTCAGATAAACTCTGATATCTTTGAACTATCTAATATAATGGGTAGTGTATACAGAAAAACTGGATCAAAACTCATCAACAAGATGCTGCTGCAAAAACCACATGTTTTCATCGGTCCACAAGTCTGCATCACCAAAACCATGGTTGGGTTCAAATGCCTGGAGATCAGAGTAGTCCCACTGCTGCCACCCCTTTTCAACACTGTCCGATGAACAGCTACCATCTCCCATTAAATTGCAAGATGAAGTTGTACTCGCatcagagagagaaagaggctGAACATCAACCCCTGAAGAGTACGAGGAAATCACTGAGCTTTCACAAAACATCATGGGATTGACCCCACTAGATTCAGCGTGTGTTTGAGTGTTGCACAATGTGGTTTGGCCATGTCCATAGGAAGAAGAAGCTTGAATCCGCTCCATAAGGCGTGGCATCCAAACAAAACGCACAGCATCCCTAAACTGTTTGCTGTTCACATCACATTTGAGTTGCTTCGCTTGCTTCACCACTCTCGTCCTCCAATAGTTCTTTATTTCATTATCTGTTCGCCCAGGCAATTGTTCTGCTATTTTAGCCCACcttcaataaataataacacAACACAACGcattacattatattatattaattagtatGATCAACGTGCAAAACTATAGGAAGTTAAACAATGATATTCTATTGTTCTACACAACACAGTACgtaaataatatcataatacaCGTACCGGTTGCCCCAGCGGGAATGGAGTTCGAGAATCAAGAGCTGTTCTTGAAGGGTGATGTTCCCACGTCGAACATTTGGACGCAAGTAGTTCAACCATCTTAGCCTGCAGCTTTTTCCCGTTCGCTTTAGACCTGATGCATGATAACAAACGCGGttaaagattttaattattcagGAGTTTGGTCACAACTATATATACATGAATGCATGCTTAATTACCTGCAGAGCGAGCGAGGGAATTCCAATGGCCCTCGCCGTGGAGGTTGACATAGTTGATGAGAAGACAATCTTCTTCCTCAGTCCATGATCCTTTCTTAATTGCCGATTCTCCTTCACTATCTGATAAGCTTCTCATTGCCCCAACACTGATAGTCTCCATATACACTTCTTTGGcctttttgttgttttggttgTGGAAAAATATCTTAGGTGGTTCCGTTGTGATAGAGAGAGTGATTTATATATAGGGAGAGATGGGGAAAGGATGTGACATTGGATTTAGGAGGATGAGCACTATGAGGATTGAATATTTGTCAAAACTAAAAGCAGAAGTGGGGGGCTGCGAACATTGCCCATAACGCTGAATTGTTGAACTGAGTGAAGGAGacattaaattagtttttccTCGTATGTTtctgtgttttttattttgacctTCCCATTACGGCTTCATACCCTTTGACTTTTCACACGCAAATGGAACAAGTTgccaaaataataacaatattttcttCAGCACTCGGTCAGCACTGTGATACAAAATCGAAATGCTTCTTTTGTATTGTATCTCTCTCTTCTTTGGTTGTTCCTCTAAACGACTATCTATCTAGGAAAACTTCCTTTCTTAAATTAAATGTGGAAATGGTTCAGTTTTGTAAGTTAATTAGGCTCCTTGCGGGTTTAATTTTCTTCAacttccttttaattttttttagtcatgATTATTACGAGATAAAGCTTATAcccttttcttatttctttttcctttttctctttttttattcatgctttttattttctagaagattcatttaaaagataattttttaatatatatatatatatataataactaattttttttttaattattgtgttttcttcttattattttatttttactaacatttttccattttacttaattataataacttttaaaaactactttatttctttttcaatattcaGATTTTATCTAGAtggaatataaatattttttaagatgattCAGAGAGTGTAAAACGTAatattttctaactcttattttaaaataaaaataaattaaataatatgattatttaaaagttGGGATGTTAAAAAAGCAacatgtattaattaattatatatatatatatatatatatatatatatatatatatgtcaaaaTAGGTTGTAGACATTACTGTAGATATAACTTTTGATGacagttaaaaaaatatgttaccACAATTTCAGATTCGTCGTTTTATTGAACGTCGTTAAAAGTACGAGAGAATTAACAATGAGAACACTAACTGTCATCAATTTGCATATAAAACAACGACGGTTTTAAAATTAACTGAAcccattaataattaaaaaattaacaaataaatcaCGTATACAATATACCATGACAAATATCATCCTAACCATCATTGAAATTGATATATAACGACGATTAGAGTAAAATTATCGTCATatgatatagttttttttaagagaaactattctaaattttgaattatcatAAAACTTGTCATCAATTTTCACATAGAAGACAGTTGAAAAACAtccaaagaaaatattaaatgatttcaaaatgGTTACAATTAACTAACTGGTATATACAAAAGTATTGTAAAATAATTGTAACTCTAACTAACGTCTAAATAGAAAATACTATGTTGACATTAAACACTAGCTAatgcttttaaatttaattattctcaTCCATTGCATAACGAAATGATCATAATCATTTTAGAATCCATAATATATTTCGGGATCCGAAAATACATTACGGAAGGGAAATACATTCCGAATTACTAATTTTGGAAGCTGTTAATATAACCCAACCCATCTCCCTCTGCACTGTGTTCACCCACCACATATGTACAATcagaaaatcatatttttttttcaacaccCCAACACCCTCACCCCACCTAGCTAGTGCAAAACCTTAAAAGTTTACCTTGAAACAAAGATGGAGGTGCAACAACACTAAAGCAAGAACAGGGGTGGAGGAGTTCAAGGACTAACTCAAACTCTATGGGTGGATGAAGGTACTTGATGAAACTGTGAGGACAGAAGAAAGGGGATCACGAGCAAACTGTGGAGGTGCACAAAAGTCGCCAACGGCCGAAGAAGACGACCACAGGAGGGGCTGCACATAGGGAAGATGAGATGTGAAATTAGGACAAAAAAACTTAACTATTTACCAAAGGCAGAAAAGATAAATGAGGGTAAAATAGCCATTTTCGAGAAGGTTAAGGAGGTGCAGGAGAAAAAACTTTGGTGCAGCAAGTAGGATCCCTATAGAGGAAGAAACGGAACCGAAAAGAAAATggacctaaaaaaaaaaaacaaaaaaagtcaATCCGCAACAAGTTGCATTTTAAGAAACTCACCGTGTTGAAATCATGCATACACGAGTCCAAACCTACCACGCTCTTACCAATTCCAGAAGGTCtttaaatgttaatatataattacagATTTGGAAATAATCAAATCCAAACTAGATAGGTGTAAAACCTTTTGAAACACTCCAAAAAATACAtcttaaaaatgaaatgaaaagaagAGACTATAAGGGTGAAAATAGAGTCGACGAAAGAGATCTTTAAGACTTGTTACTTGTCACAAACTTTACTTTTTGGTATGACTTGCCAATTACAATAGTTTTAGGTGATTATTAATCACTCTATTGACTAAGTATTGAAATAATGTCTCGCGTTGATAAGTCTACTAAAAATAAGAAGATTCAAAgagattaaagaaaaaagttgcCAATACTACGTTGAAGATAAGGTCATCTCACATTGAAATTCTGTTTGAAGCTTATAGTGGGTTTTGACCATTaggatttatatttataatcacTATAATATATCTTAACCTCTCttactatataatatttttaatcattttatttgtgTAATTTATATTTCGTGCACTTTAAgatttttctcttataattttgaaaatatctttGGATCACcctcatttatatttttaattttgttttagtaaTTTACTTCGTGCAAGttaatagtttttctttattattttgtaatccTTAAAAGCCTATTAAACGCTTTATTTACGTTTTTAAAGGAGCATACAATACGAGAAAAAAGTACTTTTTATTAGCCATTATTTTGTGATAGTTAAATTAATagttagaaatattaaataatttgtagaaatatttttatttatggcaGTTTTTTTTAACCGTCacacatttttataataattttatattctgtaatttttttatccttttgaactttcttaaaaaatataaataggttaaataattttattggtcTCTAACtttgtagaaaaatattaaatcggttttttttatttgtcttaatttgatctcaattatgaaaaatttattatgatcAATTTTCGTTAATAGTACACTAACAACATTAACTTATGCGACATTGGTCTatgtctttttatttgtttttcttttctatatattttttaaatataaattttgtcacATATCAAGTTGATTTTGTATCACGTGACAGTAGCAATGTAATGTGATAGTAGTACCAGTGTCATTGTTGAATGTGAAAATTTTCAcaatttagttcctatatttgttattttgtctcaatttagtcccaattctttttaaatgaaaggAATTTCATCCCTCCAAATTGAGGCCagatttaacttttatataaacgTTACAATAATACtcctaataaaataaagtttattaaaatttatattttacataaaatttta is a window from the Vigna unguiculata cultivar IT97K-499-35 chromosome 7, ASM411807v1, whole genome shotgun sequence genome containing:
- the LOC114190840 gene encoding transcription factor MYB78-like encodes the protein METISVGAMRSLSDSEGESAIKKGSWTEEEDCLLINYVNLHGEGHWNSLARSAGLKRTGKSCRLRWLNYLRPNVRRGNITLQEQLLILELHSRWGNRWAKIAEQLPGRTDNEIKNYWRTRVVKQAKQLKCDVNSKQFRDAVRFVWMPRLMERIQASSSYGHGQTTLCNTQTHAESSGVNPMMFCESSVISSYSSGVDVQPLSLSDASTTSSCNLMGDGSCSSDSVEKGWQQWDYSDLQAFEPNHGFGDADLWTDENMWFLQQHLVDEF